From Chitinivibrionia bacterium:
ATTTGGAATTACGTCGTGCAAGAAAGCAATTTGTCAAAATTCGGCAAAAAATTTGTGCTTCAGGGCGGAACGCAAAAAAACTTGGCGGCGGTAAAATCGCAGGTTGATTTCATTAAGCGAAAAGTCGAAAACGCCGAAATCTTCGTCCATAAATACGCAGGAATTGCAGGAGCGGTCGGCGCCGCGCTCGAAGCAAGAAAAAACATAATCGGCGACAGCAAATTCATAGGCATAAACGCCGCGGCAAATATTGAATTTACAACAAAAAACGACGAAAGTACGGTGTGCAAAAAATGCAATATGCACTGTAAACGCACCTTTACGGAAATAAAGGCGACGCTCGTCCCCGCCGACGAAGCAATTTTATTTATATCGGGATACGCCTGCGAATTGGGCTCTTCCGAAGACAGTAAGGTTGTTAAAGGAAAGCAACAAAAGCAAAAAGAAGTTTATACGAAAAACCTCGATATTTCGGAAATTGCGGCAATTGACGCGTTTTCACATTACAAATACGAAAAACTGCCCGAACACGGCGCAGAAATCGACAAAAACACGTTTTATCCCAAATTTTCGGAAAGAATTGTGCCAAAAGATGAGTGGGAAATGCCGTTCCAACGAGGTTCCGTAGGGGCGAAACATCTTTCGCCCTTGCATTGCCAAACCGCCGACAATTCGACAAATGACGACGGAACAAATAACAATACGGCGAATTGCAATAGGGCAAATGATGATTTGCCCCTACAAGACCGCAAAATTCGCACGGTTGCCATTCCGAAATTGTTGAATATGTTTTATTTTGCGCCGCTTTTTACCGCATATTTTGAAACGCTCGGAATAAACGTTGTTTTTTCGGATTTTACAAGTCAGAAATTGTGGGAAAACGGCAACAAATGGGGCGCGATTGACCCGTGTTTTCCCGCAAAAGTCGCTCCTGCGCACATTTGGCAATTATTAAACAAAAAAGACGTGGACGCAATATTTTTTCCTATAATTACAAATTTAACCACGGATATTGAATGCACGCTCGGCAACACCGCCTGCGTTATTCAAATGGGAACGCCCGAAGTTGTGGAAGCGGTTTTCACAAAAGACAGAAACATTTTCAAAGAAAAAAACATCGAATATTTTGACCCGTCGCTGAATATGGACAGATTTGTTGAAGCCTGCGATAAAATGTATGAATATTTTGCCGAAAAACTGCAAATAACCCGCGACGAAAACGCTTTTGCGTTTAACAACGGCGTTATTGCGCTAAACAAATATTTGACAAAACA
This genomic window contains:
- a CDS encoding acyl-CoA dehydratase activase-related protein; this translates as IWNYVVQESNLSKFGKKFVLQGGTQKNLAAVKSQVDFIKRKVENAEIFVHKYAGIAGAVGAALEARKNIIGDSKFIGINAAANIEFTTKNDESTVCKKCNMHCKRTFTEIKATLVPADEAILFISGYACELGSSEDSKVVKGKQQKQKEVYTKNLDISEIAAIDAFSHYKYEKLPEHGAEIDKNTFYPKFSERIVPKDEWEMPFQRGSVGAKHLSPLHCQTADNSTNDDGTNNNTANCNRANDDLPLQDRKIRTVAIPKLLNMFYFAPLFTAYFETLGINVVFSDFTSQKLWENGNKWGAIDPCFPAKVAPAHIWQLLNKKDVDAIFFPIITNLTTDIECTLGNTACVIQMGTPEVVEAVFTKDRNIFKEKNIEYFDPSLNMDRFVEACDKMYEYFAEKLQITRDENAFAFNNGVIALNKYLTKQRDLFAETMNVLIEENRVGILLIGHPYHHDFGLNHRIPEEFRKCGYPIFTIESIPTDSEFLSQLFERDEDGRKITDVWFRNFNRNTNHKVWAAKIAARHPNLAVVDLSSFKCGHDAPTYNYVDQILDASETPHFIFHDIDQNKPSSTFKIRIETADYFLKEYEREFLGGKQK